Part of the Equus quagga isolate Etosha38 unplaced genomic scaffold, UCLA_HA_Equagga_1.0 152160_RagTag, whole genome shotgun sequence genome is shown below.
ATCAGGGCAAAACCCAGCAAACACCATGTCTGGGAGGAGAAATCGCCAGCTGTCTTTTAGGCGTAGGAAGCACACCCAGTCCCGCTCTACAAGAGCCGAGCTGCAGTTTCCTGTTAGCCGTGTGGACCGCCTCCTGCGACAGGGTGCCTATGGCCAGCGCCTGAGCTCGTCGACACCTATTTTCCTCGCTGGTATTCTTGAATACCTGACAGCCAACATCCTGGAGCTGGCAGGCAAGGAGGCCCACAGCAGCCGCAAGATACGCATCACCCCAGAACACGTGCAGAGGGCAGTGGAGAACAACCAGCACCTCAGCCACCTCTTTGAGAATGAGACCTACCGTCAGAGTGATCAGATGCCGCAACCGAATAAGAAGTGATGCCGGAGTCCCACAGCCTGGCGAGACCTCATCAACAGCCCCATCTGGTCCCCCAGTGACCCATAGATGGGGAAGGCTTGGTCTTCTGCTGTCAGTGCATACAATTAAAGCATTTATTGCTGT
Proteins encoded:
- the LOC124233029 gene encoding histone H2A-Bbd type 1-like, with translation MSGRRNRQLSFRRRKHTQSRSTRAELQFPVSRVDRLLRQGAYGQRLSSSTPIFLAGILEYLTANILELAGKEAHSSRKIRITPEHVQRAVENNQHLSHLFENETYRQSDQMPQPNKK